The following proteins come from a genomic window of Ignavibacteriales bacterium:
- the pstB gene encoding phosphate ABC transporter ATP-binding protein PstB, which translates to MIELKTDIKNKIVIDNLDLFYTKFQALLAVNMSVQQKMITALIGPSGCGKSTLLRCLNRMNDLIHGVKITGSVLLDEIDIYNSSLEVAELRKRVGMVFQRPNPFPLSIYDNVVYGLRVAGIRNKRETDEIAEKSLRGAWLWDQVKDKLNHSALELALDQQQRLCIARLLAVQPEVILMDEPCSALDPIATMKVEELMIELKKNYTIVIVTHNMQQASRVSDFTGYMLMGEMIEFNQTKTIFTNPSKKLTEDYISGKYG; encoded by the coding sequence ATGATTGAACTTAAAACTGATATTAAAAATAAAATCGTAATTGATAATCTGGATCTATTCTATACTAAGTTCCAGGCGCTCTTAGCAGTAAATATGTCTGTTCAGCAAAAAATGATTACTGCATTAATTGGTCCATCGGGTTGTGGTAAATCAACATTGTTGCGTTGCTTAAACCGAATGAATGATTTAATTCATGGAGTTAAAATAACTGGTAGTGTTCTTCTTGATGAGATTGATATTTATAATTCATCATTGGAAGTAGCTGAGTTGAGGAAAAGAGTTGGAATGGTTTTCCAGAGACCAAATCCGTTTCCGCTTTCAATTTATGATAATGTTGTCTATGGGCTTAGAGTTGCCGGTATAAGGAATAAAAGAGAAACTGATGAAATTGCCGAAAAAAGTTTAAGAGGGGCGTGGCTTTGGGATCAAGTGAAAGATAAACTGAATCATAGTGCTTTAGAGTTGGCGCTTGATCAACAACAGCGTTTGTGTATTGCGCGTTTATTGGCAGTCCAGCCGGAAGTTATTCTAATGGACGAACCCTGCTCTGCTCTCGATCCAATTGCTACAATGAAGGTTGAAGAATTAATGATAGAACTAAAAAAGAATTATACAATTGTTATAGTAACTCACAATATGCAGCAGGCTTCGCGTGTATCGGATTTTACAGGTTATATGTTGATGGGAGAGATGATTGAATTCAATCAAACAAAAACTATATTTACAAATCCATCAAAAAAATTAACCGAAGATTATATTTCGGGAAAGTACGGCTAA
- the pstB gene encoding phosphate ABC transporter ATP-binding protein PstB gives MKIKFHIKDLDLFFKNEKVLKQINFEIAANKILGIIGPSGSGKTTFLRALNRMNDLEDGSRIEGNILLDEVDIYKPDYDVVALRKKVGMVFAMPVPLPMSIYENVVYGVRLSGVNDSQRLDELVEKSLTASYLWDEVKDRLKTSGMRLSGGQQQRLCLARVLAMEPDVILLDEPCSGLDPISTAKIEDALTVLKKDYTIILVTNNTKQAARVADNTAFFLMGELIEIGSTGQIFTTPNRTETSDYITGRFG, from the coding sequence ATGAAGATAAAATTTCACATAAAAGATCTGGATTTATTTTTCAAGAATGAAAAAGTTTTAAAGCAGATTAATTTTGAAATTGCTGCAAATAAAATTTTAGGAATCATTGGTCCATCCGGTTCCGGCAAAACTACGTTTTTGAGAGCATTAAATCGTATGAACGATTTGGAAGATGGTTCTAGAATCGAAGGCAATATTTTATTGGATGAAGTAGATATTTACAAACCGGATTATGATGTAGTTGCATTACGGAAGAAAGTCGGAATGGTCTTTGCAATGCCTGTTCCGCTGCCAATGAGTATTTATGAAAATGTTGTTTATGGCGTGCGACTCTCAGGAGTTAACGACTCACAACGATTGGATGAATTGGTAGAAAAGAGTTTAACAGCCTCATACCTTTGGGATGAAGTTAAAGACCGTTTAAAAACCTCCGGAATGAGACTTTCCGGCGGACAGCAGCAGCGTCTTTGTCTTGCTCGTGTGCTTGCAATGGAACCAGATGTAATTCTTCTTGACGAGCCTTGTTCCGGATTAGATCCGATTTCAACTGCAAAGATTGAAGACGCACTTACAGTTCTTAAAAAAGATTATACAATTATTTTGGTAACCAACAATACCAAGCAGGCAGCAAGAGTAGCCGATAATACAGCATTCTTCTTAATGGGAGAACTGATAGAAATCGGATCAACCGGACAAATTTTTACCACACCGAATAGAACCGAAACGAGTGACTACATTACTGGAAGGTTCGGATAA
- the pstA gene encoding phosphate ABC transporter permease PstA → MRIHPRYTQRGAIAILGGATLLTLLILAFIIFFILEKGLPGISLNFLTSKPEDMGRSGGIFPTLIGTIILPLLAIIIATPLGIFTSVYLSEYTKENKATRIIRFGTDCLAGIPSIIFGLFGYIFFVVTLGFGWSILSGGLTLAVMILPTIIRTSEEAIRAVPKSYREVSFSLGATSWQTVKKVILPNALPGIVTGVMLSIGRAIGETAAVIFTAGSSLRIPSSIFDSTRTMAVHFYILAREGISAENAYATAATLIIAVLIVNLSAYWLMNRFIAKRS, encoded by the coding sequence ATGAGAATCCATCCACGATATACACAAAGAGGTGCTATTGCAATCTTGGGCGGAGCAACTTTACTTACTCTTCTTATTCTGGCATTCATTATCTTCTTCATTTTAGAAAAAGGTCTTCCCGGTATCAGCTTGAATTTTCTTACAAGCAAACCTGAAGATATGGGACGTTCCGGTGGAATCTTTCCAACTTTGATCGGCACAATCATTTTGCCTCTACTAGCAATCATTATTGCAACACCATTAGGAATTTTCACTTCGGTTTATCTTTCGGAATATACTAAAGAAAATAAGGCAACAAGAATAATCCGATTTGGTACAGATTGTCTTGCTGGAATCCCTTCGATCATTTTTGGTTTATTCGGTTATATCTTTTTTGTTGTTACACTTGGATTCGGGTGGTCTATTCTTTCCGGAGGATTAACATTAGCGGTAATGATTCTGCCAACAATTATACGTACATCGGAAGAAGCTATTAGAGCAGTACCAAAATCTTATCGAGAAGTCAGCTTTTCGTTAGGCGCTACAAGCTGGCAGACGGTAAAAAAAGTAATCTTGCCTAACGCACTTCCGGGAATTGTAACCGGAGTTATGCTTAGTATCGGTCGTGCAATTGGAGAGACTGCCGCCGTTATATTTACTGCCGGATCTTCATTACGAATTCCAAGTTCAATCTTCGATTCAACACGTACGATGGCAGTTCATTTTTATATTTTAGCGCGTGAAGGAATCTCAGCTGAAAATGCTTATGCTACCGCTGCAACCTTAATTATTGCGGTACTTATTGTTAATCTTTCAGCTTACTGGCTGATGAACCGTTTTATTGCAAAGAGAAGTTAA
- the pstC gene encoding phosphate ABC transporter permease subunit PstC codes for MKLIGEKGVKRILTLTAFSAISALLLIALFILNEGLPFIFKYGIKDFLFSSDWDPHLGKYGIYPMIVASLWVTFGALVIGAPLGVAGAFFLTEYVPKSIMRIIKPTIELLAAIPSVVYGFIGVMVLAPIIRNNFGGPGLSLLAASIILGIMILPTVISISIDSIMAVPQSFREGSLALGATTWQTIHMVTVKASKSGIIASIILGMGRAIGETMAVIMVAGNSVNIPHSPLDSVRTLTANIALEMSYATGLHRQALFATGVILFIGIIILNSIASVVLRKRAIKK; via the coding sequence ATGAAGTTGATCGGTGAAAAAGGTGTAAAGCGGATTCTGACGTTAACGGCATTCTCTGCAATATCTGCATTACTCTTAATTGCCCTATTTATTCTTAATGAAGGATTGCCGTTCATTTTTAAATACGGCATTAAAGATTTTCTATTCTCTTCCGATTGGGATCCGCATTTAGGGAAGTATGGTATCTATCCGATGATTGTAGCTTCATTATGGGTTACATTCGGCGCTTTAGTAATTGGTGCGCCTTTAGGAGTTGCCGGTGCATTTTTTCTGACTGAGTATGTCCCGAAATCAATTATGCGTATTATCAAACCAACCATTGAACTGTTAGCGGCTATTCCCTCGGTAGTTTACGGGTTTATCGGAGTTATGGTACTCGCACCGATAATAAGAAATAATTTTGGCGGTCCGGGCTTATCACTTCTTGCCGCATCAATTATTCTTGGTATTATGATTCTTCCTACGGTAATCAGCATCTCTATCGATTCGATTATGGCAGTGCCTCAATCATTCCGTGAAGGATCGTTAGCGCTGGGAGCAACCACTTGGCAGACTATTCATATGGTTACTGTCAAAGCTTCTAAATCCGGGATTATTGCAAGTATAATTTTAGGGATGGGACGTGCCATAGGAGAAACGATGGCAGTTATAATGGTTGCGGGAAATTCGGTGAACATACCGCATTCTCCCTTAGATTCTGTCAGAACATTGACTGCAAATATTGCGTTAGAAATGAGTTACGCCACGGGACTTCACAGACAAGCTCTCTTTGCAACCGGAGTAATTTTGTTTATTGGTATAATAATATTGAACTCGATTGCCAGTGTTGTACTTAGAAAAAGGGCAATCAAGAAATGA
- a CDS encoding phosphate ABC transporter substrate-binding protein yields the protein MCKRILIFGSALLLIAIISGCGKSKTSITLAGSTAFQPFAEKLADQYMMTNNNVVVTVQGGGSAVGIQSANSGAAQIGMADLVVLPKEAKDLTATVVAKDGVAVVVNPLNKVTDISTDQVREIFNGKITNWKEVGGIDAPITVVSREAGSGTRSSFEQIVTGINLKKDALIQDSNGTIRETVANDANSIGYVSHGLLNEKIKALKVDDQECTVENIISGKYKLVRPIFLLVKGSLEGETKNFIDYILSDEGQKTIKSEGLLPAK from the coding sequence ATGTGTAAGAGAATATTAATATTTGGTTCGGCACTTCTACTTATCGCTATTATTTCTGGTTGCGGCAAATCTAAAACATCCATTACATTAGCAGGCTCTACGGCATTTCAACCGTTTGCAGAAAAACTTGCAGACCAATACATGATGACAAATAATAATGTTGTTGTTACTGTACAGGGAGGCGGTTCTGCTGTCGGAATTCAATCTGCAAATTCCGGCGCGGCGCAAATTGGTATGGCAGATCTTGTGGTCTTGCCGAAAGAAGCTAAAGATTTAACCGCTACTGTTGTTGCAAAGGATGGAGTAGCTGTCGTTGTAAATCCTTTAAACAAAGTTACAGATATCTCTACAGATCAAGTACGCGAAATTTTTAACGGGAAAATAACTAATTGGAAAGAAGTCGGCGGCATTGATGCACCGATTACAGTCGTTTCCCGAGAAGCAGGTTCCGGAACAAGATCATCATTTGAACAAATCGTTACCGGAATCAATTTGAAGAAAGATGCATTGATACAGGATTCAAACGGTACAATCCGCGAAACTGTTGCTAACGACGCTAACTCCATTGGATATGTTTCTCACGGATTACTTAATGAAAAAATTAAAGCCCTTAAAGTTGACGATCAAGAATGTACTGTAGAAAACATTATCAGCGGTAAATATAAATTGGTTAGACCGATCTTCTTACTTGTAAAAGGATCTTTAGAAGGAGAGACGAAAAATTTTATAGATTATATTCTTTCTGACGAAGGCCAGAAGACAATTAAATCAGAAGGTTTATTGCCTGCAAAATAA
- a CDS encoding PP2C family protein-serine/threonine phosphatase — protein sequence MLEPKIFYRKLDSLLTKIGSQKSGKDFLFSIVKEIENTFGKDLRISNGRIYEEEENNFVLISPVIETIEQTAKTIPGDSPAMRELLKSKTYIFDNPLLTIDNGINNQGEYRIPVAITIGNSEFSWIFVFELKSGWVREEIEFCFNAVRTMLNYRFLSEASQNEIEQAALIQKSLLPSIAPQFPRLSVAGLSKPAELVGGDLYDYFDFDQEQFGVCIGDASGHGLPAALLVRDVVTGLRMGLEKHMKMEYTFKKLNSVIYRSVYSTRFISLFYAEIEKDGNLLYVNAGHPSPLLFHGSEISELRSTGLLFGALPEIELTRGYSNLNTGDILLLYTDGIIERMNNIQEEYGVERLKEIVLTNLDKSPKEIIDAIFYSAEKFGNNKNWEDDATIVVVKRSDTI from the coding sequence ATGCTAGAACCGAAAATTTTCTACAGAAAACTCGATTCGTTATTAACCAAGATAGGAAGTCAGAAAAGTGGTAAAGATTTTCTTTTTTCTATTGTTAAAGAAATTGAAAATACATTTGGCAAAGATCTTCGAATTAGCAATGGAAGAATTTACGAAGAGGAAGAAAATAATTTTGTACTTATCTCACCTGTAATAGAAACAATTGAACAAACCGCTAAAACAATTCCGGGGGATTCACCAGCAATGCGCGAATTGCTAAAATCTAAAACTTACATTTTTGATAATCCATTATTAACTATCGATAATGGAATTAACAATCAAGGTGAGTATAGAATCCCTGTAGCAATAACGATTGGTAATTCCGAATTCTCATGGATATTTGTCTTTGAGCTAAAAAGTGGATGGGTTCGTGAAGAGATAGAATTTTGCTTCAATGCCGTACGTACAATGTTGAATTATCGTTTTCTTTCTGAAGCATCTCAAAATGAAATTGAACAAGCAGCACTTATTCAAAAAAGTCTTTTACCATCTATTGCACCACAATTTCCTAGATTATCTGTTGCCGGGTTATCGAAGCCGGCAGAATTAGTCGGTGGAGATCTTTATGATTACTTCGATTTCGACCAGGAACAATTCGGCGTATGTATTGGAGATGCAAGCGGGCATGGGTTGCCTGCAGCTTTATTGGTGAGAGATGTTGTTACCGGTCTTAGAATGGGACTTGAAAAACATATGAAGATGGAGTACACTTTTAAAAAACTAAACAGTGTTATCTACAGAAGTGTTTACTCAACCCGTTTCATTTCACTTTTCTATGCAGAAATTGAAAAGGATGGTAATCTTTTATATGTGAATGCAGGACATCCATCACCATTACTTTTCCATGGTAGCGAGATTTCGGAACTTAGATCCACAGGATTACTTTTCGGTGCTTTGCCCGAAATTGAACTTACCAGAGGTTACAGTAATCTGAACACCGGAGATATTTTACTTCTTTATACTGATGGAATTATTGAAAGAATGAATAATATTCAGGAAGAATATGGTGTCGAAAGATTGAAGGAAATTGTTCTTACGAATCTGGACAAATCGCCTAAGGAAATTATTGATGCCATCTTTTATAGCGCAGAAAAATTTGGTAATAACAAAAATTGGGAAGATGATGCAACAATTGTTGTAGTAAAACGATCAGACACAATTTAA
- the phoU gene encoding phosphate signaling complex protein PhoU: MKEHFQGEIEELKSNLIRMASIVDDQVDKVITALETGNIELCKGVKSRDLEVDAYDNLIQTQCENIIALFQPVAVDLRLVMSAIMINNNLERSGDIAVNISQRVKKAGSERALIEESGIIEMARIAQTMLKNAIDSFIRNDTDLASQVIASDEMVDNLNKQLFNFLVTKMQSSPELIEACTHLVVMTRHIERMADHATNIAENLVFYVEAKIIAHRKKLDDKKKDNQN, encoded by the coding sequence ATGAAAGAACATTTTCAAGGGGAAATAGAAGAATTAAAAAGTAATCTTATTAGAATGGCGTCGATTGTAGATGATCAGGTTGATAAAGTTATTACTGCACTGGAAACCGGCAATATCGAATTGTGCAAAGGAGTTAAATCGAGAGACCTGGAAGTAGATGCGTACGACAACTTGATCCAAACTCAATGTGAAAATATAATTGCGCTTTTTCAGCCAGTGGCTGTTGATCTGAGATTGGTAATGTCTGCTATAATGATCAACAATAATTTAGAAAGAAGCGGCGATATTGCCGTTAATATATCTCAACGAGTTAAAAAAGCTGGAAGTGAACGTGCTCTGATTGAAGAATCCGGGATTATCGAAATGGCTCGCATCGCTCAAACGATGCTCAAAAACGCAATTGATTCATTTATTAGAAATGATACGGATCTTGCAAGTCAAGTTATCGCAAGTGATGAGATGGTTGATAATTTGAACAAACAATTATTCAATTTTCTTGTTACAAAAATGCAGTCGAGCCCGGAATTAATAGAAGCATGTACACATCTTGTTGTTATGACAAGACATATAGAACGAATGGCTGATCATGCAACAAACATTGCCGAGAACTTAGTTTTTTATGTTGAAGCAAAAATAATTGCTCATAGAAAAAAACTTGATGATAAAAAAAAGGATAATCAAAATTAG
- the pstB gene encoding phosphate ABC transporter ATP-binding protein PstB: protein MEIKLSIKNLDAFYGKNQVLKNISLDIPKNKVVAIIGPSGCGKSTFIRTLNRMHEVVGGSIKGEILMDGEDLTKTDPVLLRKKVGMVFQKPNPFPSMSIFNNVAAGLKLNGVRNKKQITPIVEKCLKQAALWDEVKNNLNDSGANISGGQQQRLCIARTLAVNPEVILMDEPASALDPISTTKIEDLIFELKKDYTIVIVTHNMQQAARVSDYTAFFYMGELIEFSDTKKMFTSPDKQQTEDYIRGRFG from the coding sequence ATGGAAATTAAATTATCAATAAAAAATTTAGATGCGTTTTACGGCAAGAATCAAGTTCTTAAAAATATCTCACTCGATATTCCTAAAAATAAAGTTGTCGCAATCATCGGTCCTTCCGGCTGCGGGAAATCAACTTTTATTAGAACGCTGAACCGGATGCATGAAGTAGTTGGAGGATCGATCAAAGGTGAAATTTTAATGGATGGAGAAGATCTAACTAAAACTGACCCGGTATTATTACGAAAGAAAGTTGGAATGGTTTTTCAAAAACCGAATCCGTTCCCATCAATGTCTATCTTTAATAATGTTGCCGCAGGTTTGAAACTGAACGGTGTCCGGAATAAAAAACAGATTACACCGATTGTTGAAAAATGCTTAAAGCAAGCCGCGCTGTGGGATGAAGTTAAAAATAATTTGAACGACTCAGGCGCGAATATTTCCGGAGGACAGCAGCAAAGATTATGCATAGCACGAACTCTCGCGGTGAATCCTGAAGTGATTTTGATGGATGAACCTGCAAGCGCACTCGATCCGATTTCTACAACTAAAATAGAAGATTTGATTTTTGAATTGAAGAAAGATTACACTATTGTAATCGTTACTCACAACATGCAGCAAGCCGCGCGTGTAAGCGACTACACTGCGTTTTTCTACATGGGAGAACTAATTGAGTTCTCCGATACAAAAAAAATGTTTACATCACCCGATAAACAGCAAACAGAAGATTATATCCGTGGACGTTTCGGATAA
- the pstA gene encoding phosphate ABC transporter permease PstA codes for MDSKFFYYKKKVTSFIMMSLTFVAALAAIIPLIFIFYYTISKGVTYLNLDFFIAMPKPVGESGGGMANAIVGTLMLVGIGGAIGIPVGIMTGTYLSEFGNNKFGYVVRFLTDVLSGIPSIVVGVVAYTMVVVPMKHFSALAGGIALGILMIPTITRTTEEMIKLVPHSLREAGLALGIPKWKTTLAIVLRSAWKGIATGVLLGLSRAAGETAPLLFTALGNRFWSTNIEQPIASLSVYIYDYAKSPFEDWNQQAWTAALVLILLISILSLLFRIVTRSKYKTN; via the coding sequence ATGGATTCAAAATTTTTTTATTACAAGAAAAAAGTTACAAGTTTTATAATGATGTCTCTGACATTTGTTGCCGCATTGGCGGCTATTATTCCGTTAATATTCATTTTCTACTATACAATTTCGAAAGGTGTAACTTATTTAAATCTTGATTTTTTTATTGCGATGCCTAAACCGGTCGGCGAATCCGGAGGGGGAATGGCAAACGCAATTGTTGGAACACTGATGTTAGTTGGTATTGGCGGAGCTATTGGTATTCCTGTTGGAATAATGACCGGTACATACTTATCGGAATTCGGTAATAATAAATTTGGTTATGTAGTTAGATTTTTAACAGATGTTTTAAGTGGAATTCCTTCAATCGTAGTAGGAGTTGTTGCTTATACTATGGTTGTTGTACCGATGAAACACTTTTCTGCATTAGCCGGAGGAATTGCTCTCGGTATTTTAATGATACCAACTATCACAAGAACAACCGAGGAGATGATAAAATTAGTCCCTCATTCATTAAGGGAAGCCGGTTTAGCATTGGGAATCCCTAAATGGAAAACCACTCTTGCAATTGTATTACGATCTGCATGGAAAGGAATCGCAACCGGAGTATTGTTGGGGTTATCAAGGGCAGCCGGTGAAACAGCACCCTTATTATTTACCGCTCTCGGTAACCGTTTTTGGTCTACTAATATTGAACAACCAATCGCGTCACTATCTGTATATATCTACGATTACGCAAAATCACCTTTCGAAGATTGGAATCAGCAGGCATGGACTGCTGCGCTTGTACTCATTTTATTAATTTCAATTCTAAGTCTGCTATTTAGAATTGTTACACGATCAAAATATAAAACGAATTAA
- the pstC gene encoding phosphate ABC transporter permease subunit PstC yields the protein MNSSESNKRKNKILKKIFPSNNIGDFIFERLTLLFALSVLFLVILMGYEMYDGSKLSIGKFGWSFLVNSTWDPVQEIYGALPIIYGTVVSSFLALLIALPLSIGVAVFLAEVAPPWLEKPLSFLVELLAGIPSVIYGLWGIFVLVPWIRNYIEPYLSDKLGFLPFFRGAPYGFGLLAAVIILSIMVLPIISSISRDVLKSVPRSQREAALALGASKWQSTMIVIRDAKSGILGATMLGFGRAIGETMAVTMVIGNRALISPSLFDPSYTMASLIANEFTEATSEMYLSALIQLALVLFVITIIINALARLLVWSMNRKWKTT from the coding sequence GTGAATAGTTCGGAATCCAATAAAAGAAAAAATAAAATTCTAAAAAAGATTTTTCCTTCGAACAACATTGGCGATTTTATTTTTGAGAGACTGACACTGCTTTTTGCACTGTCAGTCTTATTCCTAGTCATACTGATGGGTTATGAAATGTATGATGGTTCAAAACTTTCGATCGGAAAATTCGGTTGGAGCTTTTTAGTCAATTCAACTTGGGATCCTGTTCAAGAAATTTACGGAGCGTTACCAATTATTTACGGGACGGTTGTTTCATCTTTCCTGGCTCTGTTAATTGCACTTCCTCTTAGTATTGGCGTTGCGGTTTTTTTAGCAGAAGTAGCACCACCCTGGTTGGAAAAACCTCTTTCATTTTTAGTTGAACTCCTTGCAGGAATACCAAGTGTGATTTACGGTTTATGGGGAATCTTTGTTCTTGTACCATGGATAAGAAACTATATTGAACCTTATCTATCGGATAAATTAGGTTTTCTTCCATTCTTTAGAGGAGCTCCATATGGATTTGGATTACTTGCCGCTGTAATAATCCTTTCAATTATGGTTCTTCCAATTATATCATCAATTTCACGCGATGTGCTAAAATCTGTCCCAAGATCGCAAAGAGAAGCAGCATTAGCATTAGGCGCATCAAAATGGCAATCTACGATGATAGTTATCAGAGATGCAAAATCTGGAATTCTTGGTGCAACAATGCTTGGGTTCGGAAGAGCAATCGGCGAAACGATGGCAGTAACAATGGTAATCGGTAATAGAGCATTGATATCCCCGTCATTATTCGATCCATCTTATACAATGGCAAGCCTTATTGCGAATGAATTTACAGAAGCTACTTCTGAAATGTATTTGAGTGCCTTAATACAATTAGCATTGGTCCTGTTTGTTATCACTATTATAATTAATGCTCTGGCAAGACTCTTAGTCTGGAGTATGAATAGAAAATGGAAGACAACATAA
- the pstS gene encoding phosphate ABC transporter substrate-binding protein PstS, translated as MKLKNIISALFLMLSISSIASAQLQLNGAGATFPYVIYSKWFDEYKNITGVQFNYQSIGSGGGIKQVIEGTVDFGASDGPMTDQQLNDAKTKQGTNILHIPTVMGADVVCYNLPGVGSGLNLDGETLSAIFLGKILKWNDAGIKKLNPKLNLPDKSIIVVHRSDGSGTTYIFTDYLTKVSKEWESKVGKGTSVNWPVGLGGKGNEGVSGVVKQTEGAIGYVELAYAVQNKIAYANMKNKAGNFIEANFKSVSAAAEGAAKNMPEDLRVSITDAAGKDSYPISGFTWLLVYQNMKDETKANALVKFVKWAMGKGQSFATGLYYAPLPKAVVKMCEKKIATVTANGKKIK; from the coding sequence ATGAAATTAAAAAATATCATATCGGCACTTTTTCTAATGCTGTCGATCTCATCAATTGCAAGCGCACAATTACAATTGAACGGTGCCGGTGCAACTTTTCCGTACGTAATTTATTCAAAATGGTTTGATGAATACAAAAATATTACGGGCGTTCAATTCAATTATCAGTCAATTGGAAGCGGCGGCGGAATTAAACAGGTAATTGAAGGCACAGTTGATTTTGGCGCAAGTGATGGTCCAATGACAGATCAACAATTAAATGATGCAAAAACAAAACAAGGTACTAACATTCTTCATATCCCAACTGTAATGGGTGCTGATGTTGTTTGTTACAATCTACCCGGTGTAGGTAGCGGTCTAAATTTAGATGGTGAAACTCTATCGGCAATTTTTTTAGGCAAGATTTTGAAATGGAATGATGCAGGAATAAAAAAATTAAATCCTAAACTCAACTTACCAGATAAATCAATAATTGTTGTTCATAGATCCGATGGAAGCGGAACTACTTACATTTTTACGGATTATCTTACTAAGGTTAGCAAAGAGTGGGAATCAAAAGTTGGAAAAGGAACTTCAGTTAATTGGCCTGTTGGTTTAGGCGGTAAGGGTAATGAAGGTGTATCCGGAGTAGTTAAACAAACCGAGGGAGCCATCGGTTACGTTGAATTAGCATACGCAGTTCAAAATAAAATTGCTTATGCCAATATGAAAAACAAAGCGGGAAATTTTATTGAAGCAAATTTTAAATCTGTAAGCGCTGCCGCAGAAGGTGCCGCTAAGAATATGCCTGAAGATCTACGCGTTTCAATTACCGATGCGGCAGGAAAAGATTCATATCCGATTTCCGGATTTACATGGCTGCTTGTTTATCAAAACATGAAAGATGAAACAAAAGCCAATGCATTGGTAAAATTTGTGAAGTGGGCAATGGGAAAAGGTCAATCATTTGCCACGGGTCTTTATTATGCGCCTCTTCCGAAAGCAGTAGTTAAAATGTGCGAAAAGAAAATTGCTACAGTTACAGCCAACGGGAAAAAGATTAAATAA